In one window of Ruminococcus hominis DNA:
- the pepT gene encoding peptidase T yields MKAYERLLKYARIWTTSDEESTTSPTTSRQFDLAKQLVEEMKEIGIEDAYMDEFGYVYGHIPATPGYEDCTAIGFIAHMDTAPDYSGENVNPQIIENYDGNDVSLGTSGKVLSVAEFPSLKTLAGRTLITTDGTTLLGADDKAGIAEIMTVAEELIKENIPHGKVSISFTTDEEVGSGAKHMNLEVFGAPFAYTVDGGPEGEIQFENFNAASADFYVHGVNVHPGEAKGIMKNSQKIAMEIQGMLPVDEAPEYTEGYEGFFHLMEMTGTVEETKMSYLIRDFDSESYENRKELLRNITETVNKKYGEGTVELKLKDSYRNMREKIEPCMELIEYAKKACEMAEVKADIAPIRGGTDGARLSFVGLPCPNLGTGGYGFHGAFEHITAEGMDKAAAIIKNIILQFAE; encoded by the coding sequence ATGAAAGCATATGAAAGATTATTAAAGTATGCCAGAATCTGGACAACAAGTGATGAGGAAAGTACAACATCACCGACAACATCACGTCAGTTTGATTTGGCTAAGCAATTAGTAGAAGAAATGAAAGAAATAGGGATCGAAGATGCCTATATGGATGAGTTTGGATATGTATATGGACATATTCCGGCAACTCCTGGATACGAGGATTGTACTGCGATTGGATTTATTGCACATATGGACACAGCTCCGGATTATAGTGGCGAAAATGTAAATCCACAGATTATTGAAAATTATGATGGAAATGACGTATCTTTAGGAACATCTGGGAAAGTATTGTCTGTTGCTGAATTTCCATCCTTAAAGACTTTAGCAGGAAGAACATTGATCACAACAGATGGAACGACCCTTTTAGGTGCGGATGATAAGGCAGGCATCGCTGAAATCATGACTGTTGCAGAAGAACTGATAAAAGAGAACATCCCGCATGGGAAAGTATCCATCAGCTTTACAACAGATGAAGAAGTCGGAAGCGGTGCAAAACATATGAATCTGGAAGTGTTTGGGGCACCATTTGCTTATACAGTAGATGGCGGTCCGGAAGGAGAGATTCAGTTTGAAAATTTCAATGCGGCATCAGCTGATTTTTATGTGCATGGGGTAAACGTGCATCCTGGAGAAGCAAAAGGAATCATGAAGAATTCACAAAAGATTGCAATGGAAATTCAGGGAATGCTGCCGGTCGATGAAGCACCTGAATACACCGAAGGCTATGAAGGCTTTTTCCATCTGATGGAAATGACTGGTACTGTAGAAGAAACTAAAATGAGTTATCTTATCCGTGATTTTGATTCAGAGAGTTATGAAAATCGTAAGGAATTGCTTCGAAATATTACAGAAACTGTAAATAAAAAATATGGAGAAGGAACAGTAGAACTGAAGCTGAAAGATTCTTATCGCAATATGCGTGAAAAAATAGAACCATGTATGGAATTGATTGAGTATGCTAAAAAAGCATGTGAGATGGCTGAAGTGAAAGCTGATATTGCACCAATCCGAGGTGGTACAGATGGTGCACGTCTCAGCTTTGTAGGTCTTCCATGTCCAAATCTTGGAACAGGCGGATATGGTTTCCATGGTGCTTTTGAACACATTACAGCAGAAGGTATGGATAAAGCAGCTGCAATTATTAAAAATATTATTTTACAGTTTGCTGAGTAA
- a CDS encoding peptide ABC transporter substrate-binding protein, whose translation MKKKILSVILAAALTCSMVVGCGSSKETAKDDKAATSSSDGFNVTVNFASEPMTMDPALNSTVDGGVMANHLFEGLMKWQDTGEEADGSDGTVDSAELTYGQAESYDKVENEDGTVTYTFHLRDGIKWSDGKDVTAGDFEYSWKRLVDPATAADYSYMLDSVVNANEIIAGEKDASELAVKAVDDKTFEVTITTDVPYFEEICAFPATMPVRQDIIEEKGDQWTFDPSTYISNGSYKLTEWTHNSQIVMAKNENYYDYENLGPDTITFKLMDDSNAMLSGFKSGELDFIQDAPQAELPSLIASGDMKILNYLGTYYVCFQTQKAPFDNPKVREAFTLAVDRTYIVNKVTQSGQVEAGGYVPSGISDADGGDFREEGGDYYAPTDADYEANCEKARQLLAEAGYPNGEGFPVVEYLYNTSDDHKAVAEALQNMWEQELGVTVTLNNQEWAALLQTRKNGDYSIARNGWISDYNDPISFLDMWMTGGGNNDAQYANPEYDNIIKQAKATSDATERMKLLHQAEDILVGQDYVVNPLYFYTQKYMLADGIEGTYYCPLGYFFFGYTHQAN comes from the coding sequence ATGAAAAAGAAAATTTTATCTGTTATTTTAGCTGCGGCACTTACTTGTTCTATGGTTGTAGGTTGTGGCTCAAGCAAAGAAACAGCAAAAGATGACAAAGCAGCTACATCTAGTAGTGATGGATTCAATGTAACAGTAAACTTCGCATCTGAACCAATGACTATGGATCCGGCTCTGAACTCTACTGTTGATGGTGGTGTTATGGCAAACCACTTATTCGAAGGTTTGATGAAATGGCAGGATACTGGAGAAGAAGCTGATGGATCTGACGGAACAGTAGATAGCGCAGAGCTTACTTATGGTCAGGCAGAAAGCTATGACAAAGTTGAAAATGAAGACGGAACAGTTACTTATACATTCCACCTTCGTGATGGTATCAAATGGTCTGATGGAAAAGATGTTACAGCAGGAGATTTCGAATACTCTTGGAAACGTCTTGTAGATCCAGCTACAGCAGCTGACTACAGCTACATGCTTGACAGCGTTGTAAATGCAAATGAAATCATTGCAGGAGAGAAAGATGCTTCTGAACTTGCTGTAAAAGCAGTTGATGATAAGACATTTGAAGTTACTATTACTACAGATGTTCCATATTTTGAAGAAATCTGTGCATTCCCAGCCACAATGCCAGTACGTCAGGATATCATTGAAGAAAAAGGTGATCAGTGGACATTTGATCCATCAACATATATCTCAAATGGTTCTTACAAACTGACAGAGTGGACACATAACTCACAGATTGTTATGGCTAAGAATGAGAACTACTATGATTACGAAAATCTTGGACCAGATACAATCACATTCAAATTGATGGATGATTCAAACGCTATGCTTTCTGGTTTCAAATCAGGAGAACTTGATTTCATCCAGGATGCTCCACAGGCAGAGCTTCCAAGCTTGATTGCTTCTGGCGACATGAAAATCTTAAACTACCTTGGAACATATTATGTATGCTTCCAGACACAGAAAGCTCCATTTGATAATCCGAAGGTTCGTGAGGCATTCACACTTGCTGTCGACCGTACTTACATTGTTAATAAAGTAACTCAGTCTGGACAGGTTGAAGCCGGCGGTTATGTACCATCTGGTATTTCTGATGCTGATGGCGGAGACTTCCGTGAAGAAGGTGGAGATTATTATGCACCAACAGATGCAGATTATGAAGCGAACTGTGAGAAAGCAAGACAGCTTCTTGCAGAAGCAGGATATCCTAACGGAGAAGGCTTCCCAGTTGTAGAATATCTGTACAACACAAGTGATGATCATAAAGCCGTTGCTGAAGCACTTCAGAATATGTGGGAGCAGGAACTTGGCGTAACTGTTACTCTGAACAACCAGGAGTGGGCTGCATTACTTCAGACACGTAAAAATGGAGATTACTCTATTGCACGTAACGGATGGATTTCTGACTACAACGATCCAATTTCATTCCTTGATATGTGGATGACAGGTGGTGGAAACAATGATGCTCAGTACGCTAATCCAGAGTATGATAACATCATCAAACAGGCTAAAGCTACTTCAGACGCTACAGAGCGTATGAAACTGTTACATCAGGCAGAGGATATTCTTGTTGGACAGGATTATGTAGTAAATCCACTTTACTTCTATACACAGAAATACATGCTTGCTGATGGAATTGAAGGCACATACTATTGCCCACTTGGATATTTCTTCTTCGGATATACTCATCAGGCAAACTAA
- a CDS encoding ABC transporter ATP-binding protein translates to MSEKNDVLVQVEHLKKYFPVKGLKGPGVQAVEDISIFINRGETLGLVGESGCGKTTLGRTILQLHEPTAGKIVYDGETIFERQNPWKRDENGIMHPVKVPRAKQAKMLPYRRKMQIIFQDPSASLDPRMTVGEIVGEALDIHKLCASKKDRTDRIKELLGRVGLNTEHANRYPHEFSGGQQQRVGIARALAVNPEFIVCDEPISALDVSIQSQVVNMLEDMQQEMGLTYLFIAHDLSVVRHISHRIGVMYLGTMVELAESFELNRHPLHPYSQTLLSAVPVPDPEVSRRRNRIVLEGDIPSPMNPPSGCRFHTRCPYAMDKCKECVPEFKEYEKGHWVACHLLEK, encoded by the coding sequence ATGAGTGAGAAAAATGATGTGCTCGTTCAGGTTGAACACCTGAAAAAATATTTCCCGGTTAAGGGATTAAAAGGGCCTGGAGTTCAGGCAGTAGAAGATATTTCAATCTTTATTAACCGCGGTGAGACACTTGGATTAGTAGGAGAGTCCGGATGTGGAAAAACAACATTGGGACGTACAATTCTCCAGCTTCACGAGCCTACTGCAGGAAAGATTGTTTACGATGGAGAAACAATTTTTGAGAGACAGAACCCATGGAAGAGAGATGAGAATGGAATTATGCATCCGGTCAAAGTACCAAGAGCAAAACAGGCAAAAATGCTTCCATACAGACGCAAGATGCAGATTATTTTCCAGGATCCTTCAGCCAGCCTTGACCCACGTATGACGGTAGGAGAGATTGTAGGAGAGGCTTTGGATATCCATAAACTCTGTGCATCTAAAAAAGACCGTACAGATCGTATTAAAGAATTACTCGGACGTGTAGGATTAAATACAGAGCATGCGAACCGTTATCCACATGAGTTCTCTGGTGGACAGCAGCAGCGTGTCGGTATTGCACGTGCATTGGCAGTAAACCCAGAATTTATCGTATGTGATGAGCCGATTTCAGCATTGGATGTGTCAATTCAGTCACAGGTTGTTAATATGTTGGAAGATATGCAGCAGGAGATGGGACTTACTTATCTGTTTATCGCGCATGATTTATCAGTTGTTCGCCATATTTCACATCGTATCGGTGTTATGTATCTTGGAACTATGGTAGAGTTGGCAGAAAGTTTTGAGCTGAACCGTCATCCACTGCATCCATATTCTCAGACATTGCTCTCCGCAGTGCCTGTTCCGGATCCGGAAGTGAGCAGACGAAGAAATCGTATCGTTCTTGAGGGAGATATCCCTTCTCCGATGAATCCGCCAAGCGGATGCCGTTTCCATACAAGATGTCCATATGCAATGGATAAATGTAAGGAATGTGTACCGGAATTCAAGGAATATGAAAAAGGCCATTGGGTGGCATGCCACCTGCTTGAGAAGTAA
- a CDS encoding ABC transporter ATP-binding protein, whose translation MKQENKEHKLLEVRDLQVSFFTPAGEVKAVNGISYDVNYNEVMGIVGESGSGKSVEAYSVIGLLQNPGKVVGGSITFEGQDMLSKTPKEMVEFRGKEVAMIFQNPMTCLNPVYTIGNQLVEALKAHDKSVSKADAEKRAMEMLEQVGINNVEKRMKQYPHELSGGMRQRVMIAMGLICHPKLLIADEPTTALDVTIQAQILELMKKLQEKNQMGIIFITHNLGVVAEICDKVSVMYAGKMVEQGPVDDIFYNPGHPYTMGLLRSMPRVDAEKYERLIPIEGTPVDMLNPPEGCPFAPRCEHAKKICLQKMPPYVQMGDEHRAACWLRVQDCLNEAKKDHAWINDENNEKTEVDSHE comes from the coding sequence ATGAAGCAGGAAAATAAAGAACATAAACTGTTAGAAGTCAGAGATCTCCAAGTCTCTTTCTTTACTCCGGCAGGAGAAGTAAAAGCAGTAAACGGTATTTCCTATGATGTAAATTATAATGAAGTTATGGGTATCGTTGGTGAGTCAGGTTCTGGTAAGAGTGTGGAAGCGTATTCCGTTATCGGATTACTTCAGAATCCGGGAAAAGTAGTAGGAGGATCTATTACTTTCGAAGGACAGGATATGCTTTCTAAAACACCAAAAGAGATGGTGGAATTCAGAGGAAAAGAAGTTGCTATGATTTTCCAGAATCCTATGACTTGCCTCAATCCGGTATATACAATCGGAAATCAGCTTGTAGAGGCGTTGAAAGCACACGACAAGAGTGTAAGTAAAGCAGATGCTGAAAAGCGTGCAATGGAGATGCTGGAGCAGGTTGGTATCAATAACGTTGAAAAACGTATGAAACAGTATCCACATGAGTTATCAGGAGGTATGCGACAGAGAGTAATGATCGCGATGGGACTTATTTGTCATCCAAAACTTCTGATCGCTGATGAGCCTACAACAGCTTTGGATGTAACGATCCAGGCACAGATTCTGGAGTTGATGAAGAAGCTCCAGGAGAAGAATCAGATGGGTATCATTTTTATCACACATAACTTAGGTGTTGTAGCAGAAATTTGTGATAAAGTATCCGTTATGTATGCAGGTAAGATGGTAGAGCAGGGACCGGTAGATGATATTTTCTATAATCCGGGACATCCATACACAATGGGACTGCTTCGTTCTATGCCTCGTGTAGATGCAGAAAAATATGAGCGTCTGATTCCTATCGAGGGAACACCGGTCGATATGTTGAATCCACCGGAAGGATGTCCATTTGCACCACGATGCGAACATGCAAAGAAAATTTGTCTGCAGAAGATGCCACCATATGTACAGATGGGAGACGAACATCGTGCAGCATGCTGGCTTCGTGTACAGGATTGCTTAAATGAGGCAAAGAAAGACCATGCATGGATCAATGATGAGAATAATGAAAAAACGGAGGTAGACAGCCATGAGTGA
- a CDS encoding ABC transporter permease: protein MSGKRRYQRPGSLQPNIEDILEWSELPEDAFEDASAQEKEDFIKVRKSVSYWADAWRRLRKNKVAMVAFAIIIILVIFAFVGPNLVPYTYKQQTRGAESLHPWHYTLEDQEKIDAYMEEHNEEANMTPDEAIEAARAKAEKEGKTLSRVDEAKIRAKASVKQQSASDEKITEDDAAKALGIKHKAFGYSTKELQKKADGEDVFPHVFGTDDQGRDIMVRVMVGTRVSIIVGVCAALIVLIIGALYGSISGYCGGVVDTVMQRIVEIIYSIPEMLIILLLSATLKPALESFQNSGNGPLQNLVTILGPNLISMFIAFGLLYWVTMSRIIRGQILQLKQQEYVTAARALGEKGTRIITKHLLPNCIGQIITTTFLQIPSAIFLESFLSFVGVGVSAPLTSLGSMCSEALSGLSTYPYRLFIPAAILSVMILALNLFGDGLRDALDPKLKK from the coding sequence ATGTCTGGAAAGAGAAGATATCAAAGACCAGGCTCTCTTCAACCGAATATTGAAGATATTTTAGAGTGGAGTGAATTGCCGGAAGATGCATTCGAAGATGCGAGTGCTCAGGAGAAAGAGGATTTTATTAAAGTCCGTAAGAGTGTTTCTTATTGGGCGGATGCGTGGCGTAGATTACGTAAGAATAAAGTTGCAATGGTAGCATTTGCAATTATTATCATATTAGTTATTTTTGCATTTGTAGGACCAAATCTGGTTCCTTACACATACAAGCAGCAGACTCGTGGGGCAGAGTCATTACATCCATGGCATTATACATTAGAAGATCAGGAAAAAATCGATGCATATATGGAGGAGCATAACGAAGAGGCAAATATGACTCCGGATGAAGCTATTGAGGCGGCTAGAGCAAAGGCAGAAAAAGAGGGAAAAACTTTAAGCCGTGTAGATGAAGCAAAGATTCGTGCAAAAGCAAGCGTAAAACAGCAGAGTGCAAGTGATGAGAAAATCACAGAAGACGATGCTGCAAAAGCACTTGGAATCAAACACAAAGCATTTGGATATTCAACAAAAGAATTACAGAAAAAAGCAGACGGCGAGGATGTATTCCCACATGTATTTGGTACAGACGATCAAGGACGTGATATTATGGTCCGAGTTATGGTGGGAACAAGAGTTTCTATTATCGTTGGTGTTTGTGCAGCTTTGATTGTATTGATCATTGGTGCATTATATGGTTCTATCTCAGGATATTGCGGAGGCGTTGTGGATACTGTAATGCAGCGTATCGTAGAGATTATATATTCTATTCCGGAAATGCTGATTATTTTGTTGCTTTCAGCAACGTTGAAACCTGCATTAGAGAGTTTCCAGAACTCAGGAAACGGACCACTTCAGAACTTAGTTACAATTTTAGGACCTAACTTGATTTCTATGTTTATCGCATTTGGTCTATTATACTGGGTAACAATGAGCCGTATTATCCGTGGACAGATTCTCCAGTTAAAACAGCAAGAGTATGTAACAGCAGCCCGTGCACTTGGAGAAAAAGGTACACGTATTATTACAAAACATCTGCTTCCAAACTGTATTGGACAGATTATCACAACAACATTCTTGCAGATTCCATCTGCAATCTTCCTGGAGTCATTCCTTTCATTCGTCGGTGTTGGTGTATCTGCACCACTGACAAGTCTTGGTTCTATGTGTTCAGAGGCGTTGAGCGGACTTAGCACATATCCATACAGACTGTTCATTCCGGCGGCCATCTTAAGTGTAATGATTCTGGCACTGAACTTGTTTGGTGATGGTCTTCGTGATGCATTGGATCCAAAATTGAAGAAATAA
- a CDS encoding ABC transporter permease: protein MAKYTVRRVFMAIVTLLVVASVTFFLMNAIPGNPWLSEKTPSPATIEALNAKYGLDQPLLVQLGKYLGNLVQGDFGTSIKMQKNRAVLDIIKEMFPLSAKIGSFALLWAIAVGLPLGCLAAYKRGTWVDSFLRVVCTIGISMPGFVVATMLLHVFCGGIPGMKYFPALFDGTPKSYVLPCLALGFYPMCYLSRQTRTAMLDSINQEYIKTARAKGLKNSKIIFKHALRNALIPVITYLGPQIAFTLCGGMVVEQVFSIPGLGRYFIQAIQNRDYPLIMGTTIFLATFIIIMNLVVDLCYKLVDPRINLAKGGN from the coding sequence ATGGCAAAGTACACAGTACGAAGAGTCTTTATGGCAATTGTGACGTTATTAGTAGTTGCAAGTGTTACGTTTTTTTTGATGAACGCAATCCCGGGAAATCCGTGGTTATCTGAAAAAACACCTTCGCCGGCAACAATTGAGGCGTTAAATGCAAAATATGGACTTGACCAGCCCCTGCTTGTTCAGTTGGGCAAATATTTAGGAAATCTTGTTCAGGGAGATTTCGGAACATCAATTAAGATGCAGAAAAACCGTGCGGTTTTAGACATTATTAAAGAAATGTTTCCACTTTCAGCAAAAATTGGTAGTTTCGCTTTATTGTGGGCAATAGCAGTAGGACTTCCTTTGGGATGTCTTGCGGCATATAAGCGAGGTACCTGGGTGGATAGTTTCTTACGTGTTGTATGTACGATCGGTATTTCTATGCCAGGATTCGTAGTAGCAACAATGTTACTTCACGTATTTTGTGGAGGAATTCCAGGAATGAAGTACTTCCCAGCTTTGTTTGACGGTACTCCAAAGAGTTATGTCTTACCATGTCTGGCACTTGGCTTTTATCCAATGTGTTATTTGTCACGTCAGACAAGAACTGCAATGCTGGATTCTATTAATCAGGAATATATTAAAACAGCTCGTGCCAAGGGACTGAAAAACAGCAAGATTATTTTCAAACACGCATTAAGAAATGCATTGATCCCGGTTATCACTTACTTGGGACCTCAGATCGCGTTCACATTATGTGGTGGTATGGTTGTAGAACAGGTATTCTCAATTCCAGGTCTGGGACGTTATTTTATCCAGGCTATTCAGAACCGTGATTATCCATTGATCATGGGAACAACAATTTTCTTGGCAACATTTATTATTATTATGAACCTTGTGGTTGACCTGTGTTATAAATTGGTAGACCCACGAATCAATTTGGCGAAGGGAGGAAACTAA
- a CDS encoding peptidase U32 family protein, producing MSRHPELLIPASSLEVLKTAVIFGADAVYIGGEAFGLRAKAKNFSMEDMKEGIEFAHAHDVKVYVTANILAHNDDLEGVREYFEELKEIKPDALIIADPGVFEIAKEVCPEIERHVSTQANNTNYATYNFWYKQGASRVVSARELSMKELKELRANIPEDLEIETFVHGAMCISYSGRCLLSNYFTGRDANQGACTHPCRWKYAVVEETRPGEYMPVYENERGTYIFNSKDLCMIEYIPELIDAGIDSLKIEGRMKTALYVATVARTYRKALDDYQKDPEIYRKNMPWYLDQISNCTYRQFTTGFFFGKPDENSQIYDSNTYVKEYTYLGIIGEEKDGLYRIEQRNKFSVGETIEIMKPDGRNIEVTVGKIVNEDGEEQESAPHPKQVLYIDLAGQADKYDIIRRKE from the coding sequence ATGTCAAGACATCCTGAGTTATTGATTCCGGCAAGTAGTCTGGAGGTATTAAAAACAGCAGTAATATTTGGAGCAGATGCAGTATATATCGGTGGAGAAGCATTTGGTTTACGTGCAAAAGCAAAGAATTTTTCAATGGAAGATATGAAAGAAGGAATTGAATTTGCACATGCACATGATGTGAAGGTTTATGTTACAGCAAATATTCTGGCACACAATGATGATTTGGAGGGGGTCAGAGAGTATTTTGAAGAATTAAAAGAAATCAAACCGGACGCATTGATCATCGCAGACCCAGGTGTGTTTGAAATTGCAAAAGAAGTATGTCCTGAGATTGAGCGTCATGTGAGTACACAAGCCAATAATACAAACTACGCAACTTATAATTTCTGGTATAAACAAGGGGCAAGCCGTGTTGTGTCAGCAAGAGAATTATCAATGAAAGAATTGAAAGAATTGCGCGCAAATATTCCGGAAGATTTGGAGATTGAAACATTTGTACATGGAGCAATGTGTATTTCTTATTCAGGAAGATGCCTGCTTAGCAACTATTTTACTGGAAGAGATGCGAATCAAGGTGCATGTACACATCCATGCCGCTGGAAATATGCGGTTGTCGAAGAAACAAGACCGGGAGAGTATATGCCGGTATATGAAAATGAGCGTGGGACATATATTTTCAATTCAAAAGATCTTTGCATGATTGAATACATTCCAGAACTTATTGACGCAGGAATTGATAGTTTAAAGATTGAAGGAAGAATGAAGACAGCTTTATATGTTGCAACAGTGGCACGTACTTATAGAAAGGCTTTGGATGACTATCAGAAGGATCCAGAGATTTATCGTAAAAATATGCCGTGGTATCTGGATCAGATATCAAATTGTACATACCGCCAGTTTACTACAGGCTTCTTCTTTGGAAAACCGGATGAAAACTCACAGATTTATGATAGTAATACTTATGTGAAAGAATACACATATCTTGGTATTATCGGAGAAGAAAAAGATGGTCTGTATCGCATTGAACAGCGTAATAAATTTTCCGTAGGCGAGACAATAGAGATTATGAAGCCGGACGGAAGAAATATTGAGGTAACCGTTGGAAAGATTGTAAATGAAGACGGAGAGGAGCAAGAGAGTGCTCCGCACCCAAAACAAGTTTTGTATATTGACCTTGCAGGGCAGGCCGATAAATACGATATCATTAGACGAAAAGAGTAA
- a CDS encoding O-methyltransferase yields MIVDERIVTFINSMETENSKILEAIESEALSTYVPIIRKEMQSFLKVLLTIQKPMRILEVGTAVGFSALLMSEYAPAGCEITTIENYEKRIPIARNNFKRAGKESQITLLEGDAMEVLPTLDEPYDFIFMDAAKGQYIHYMPEVMRLLKTGGTLVSDNVMQDGSIIESRFAVERRDRTIHSRMREYLYELKHHEELLTSIIPLGDGVAVSVKLDKKDTKVGE; encoded by the coding sequence ATGATAGTAGATGAACGTATCGTTACATTCATCAATTCCATGGAGACAGAGAATAGTAAAATATTAGAAGCGATTGAAAGCGAGGCATTGAGTACTTATGTACCGATTATTCGCAAAGAGATGCAGAGCTTTCTGAAAGTACTTCTGACGATTCAAAAACCTATGCGCATTCTGGAAGTCGGAACTGCCGTAGGTTTCTCTGCGTTATTGATGAGTGAGTATGCACCTGCAGGGTGTGAAATTACAACGATTGAAAATTATGAAAAAAGAATTCCAATTGCGAGGAATAACTTTAAAAGAGCAGGAAAAGAATCTCAGATCACTCTGTTAGAGGGAGACGCAATGGAGGTGCTTCCGACGTTGGATGAACCATATGATTTTATATTTATGGATGCAGCAAAAGGACAGTATATTCATTATATGCCGGAAGTGATGCGTTTGCTAAAAACAGGAGGAACGCTGGTTTCGGATAATGTGATGCAGGATGGAAGTATTATAGAGTCAAGGTTTGCAGTAGAGCGACGTGACAGAACAATCCATTCAAGAATGAGAGAATATCTCTATGAGTTAAAGCATCATGAAGAGTTGCTGACATCAATTATTCCATTAGGGGATGGAGTTGCTGTCAGTGTGAAATTAGATAAAAAAGATACAAAAGTTGGAGAATAA
- a CDS encoding ribonuclease J has product MKKQNTGKLRIIPLGGLEQIGMNITAFEYEDSIIVVDCGLAFPEDDMLGIDLVIPDITYLKDNISKVKGFVITHGHEDHIGALPYVLKEINIPIYTTKLTMGIIENKLKEHNLLRSTRRKVVRHGQSINLGKFRIEFIKTNHSIQDASALAIYSPAGIVVHTGDFKVDYTPVFGDAIDLQRFGEIGKKGVLALMSDSTNAERKGFTQSEKTVGITFDHIFAEHQNTRIIIATFASNVDRVQQIINSAYKYGRKVVVEGRSMVNIISTASELGYLNVPEHTLIEIDEMKNYPPEKMVLITTGSQGESMAALSRMAADVHRKVTIQPNDTIIFSSNPIPGNEKSVSRVINELSSKGANVIFQDAHVSGHACQEELKLIYSLVKPKYAIPVHGEYRHLKANSEIAMSLGIPKENVFIIQSGDVLELCDESAKVVDKVHTGAILVDGLGVGDVGNIVLRDRQHLAEDGIIIVVLTLEKGSNRLLAGPDIVSRGFVYVRESEGLMEEARRAVSDSLDKCLSNRHADWNKIKLTIRDTMNDFIWKKTKRRPMIIPIIMDVDV; this is encoded by the coding sequence TTGAAAAAGCAAAATACAGGAAAATTGCGTATCATTCCTTTAGGTGGTCTGGAACAGATTGGAATGAATATAACAGCCTTTGAATATGAAGACAGTATTATTGTTGTGGATTGTGGTCTCGCATTCCCGGAAGATGACATGCTTGGTATTGATCTGGTTATTCCGGATATCACATATTTAAAGGATAACATTAGCAAGGTGAAGGGATTTGTGATCACTCATGGACATGAAGATCATATTGGTGCCTTGCCTTATGTGCTCAAAGAAATTAATATTCCGATTTATACAACTAAATTAACAATGGGAATTATTGAAAATAAATTGAAAGAACACAATTTGCTTCGTTCTACAAGAAGAAAAGTTGTGCGTCATGGTCAGTCTATCAATTTAGGAAAATTCAGAATTGAATTTATTAAAACAAACCATAGTATACAGGATGCATCCGCTTTGGCAATTTATTCACCGGCAGGAATTGTGGTACACACAGGAGACTTTAAAGTAGATTACACACCGGTATTTGGAGATGCGATCGATTTACAGAGATTTGGAGAAATTGGTAAAAAAGGCGTACTTGCATTAATGTCAGATAGTACCAATGCAGAGCGCAAAGGATTTACTCAATCTGAAAAAACAGTAGGTATTACATTTGATCACATTTTTGCAGAGCATCAGAATACACGAATTATTATTGCAACATTTGCATCGAATGTGGATCGTGTGCAGCAGATTATCAACTCTGCATATAAATATGGAAGAAAAGTAGTTGTAGAAGGTCGAAGTATGGTGAATATTATTTCGACAGCTTCAGAACTTGGCTATCTGAATGTACCGGAGCATACATTGATTGAGATTGATGAGATGAAGAATTATCCACCGGAGAAGATGGTGCTGATTACAACAGGAAGTCAGGGAGAATCGATGGCTGCTTTGTCTCGTATGGCAGCAGATGTGCATCGCAAGGTTACAATTCAGCCGAATGATACAATTATATTTAGCTCGAATCCAATCCCGGGAAATGAAAAATCAGTTTCACGTGTGATCAACGAATTATCTTCAAAGGGAGCAAACGTAATATTTCAGGATGCTCATGTATCTGGGCATGCTTGTCAGGAAGAATTGAAATTAATCTATTCTCTTGTAAAACCGAAATATGCGATTCCGGTTCATGGAGAGTATCGTCATTTGAAAGCAAACTCTGAAATTGCAATGTCTCTTGGGATTCCAAAGGAGAATGTATTTATTATTCAATCAGGAGATGTTCTGGAGCTTTGCGATGAAAGCGCAAAAGTGGTAGATAAGGTTCACACAGGAGCAATTCTGGTAGATGGTCTTGGTGTTGGAGACGTTGGTAATATTGTGCTCCGAGACAGACAGCATCTGGCTGAGGATGGAATTATTATTGTTGTTTTAACTTTAGAGAAGGGAAGCAACCGTCTTCTGGCAGGACCGGATATTGTTTCTCGTGGATTTGTATATGTACGAGAATCAGAAGGTTTGATGGAAGAAGCAAGAAGAGCGGTAAGTGACAGCCTGGATAAATGCCTGAGCAATCGTCATGCAGACTGGAATAAGATCAAATTAACAATCAGGGATACAATGAATGACTTTATTTGGAAGAAAACAAAGAGAAGACCAATGATTATCCCAATTATTATGGATGTGGATGTGTAA